A genomic stretch from Anaerococcus mediterraneensis includes:
- a CDS encoding DNA polymerase III subunit alpha: MTEKFTHLHLHTEYSLLDGFTRIDELLDKCLELGMDSVAITDHGQMYGVIEFYKQAIKRNIKPIIGCEVYVSERDHRIKDPTNRRYYHLILLAENNTGYKNLVKIVSEAYVNGFYYKPRVDFDYIKDHTEGLIALSACLNGQVNQRILEDDMDGAIETAKKYEDAFGKGNFFLEIQDHGLKEQAKVNKAISYISRKLDIEMVATNDVHYIEKEDAYFQDALLCIQTGALIKDEDRMKMPCREFYLKDSQTMAEIFKDYKNAISNTQKIADRCNVEIKFHQPHLPYFTKIPEGLSNLDYLKLLVNQGLSQKYDQIDREIAERTKKEIEVIDSMGYVDYFLIVWDFVKYARENDIAVGPGRGSAAGSIVSYALDITQIDPIKYNLIFERFLNPERVSMPDIDIDFDYVLRDKVVEYVNDLYGRDHVSQIITFGRMQARNAIRDVGRVLDINYGKVDTIAKQIPATIGMTIDKALEESEDFRASYHKDADGKRLIDTARKLEGLPRHTSIHAAGVVISKDPLTDIIPLALSNDQLVSQFDMTEIEELGLLKMDFLGLRNLTVIKDTIKDIKKNRGVHVDIKNIDVNDKKVLKQFNKANTIGIFQFESAGMRNFLKNLKPTVFDDLIAANSLFRPGPMDEIPKYIHNKNNPGDVRFLDEKLKDILGVTYGIIVYQEQVMQIVQKLAGYSLGEADNLRRAMSKKKMDVMEENRDIFINGKVDEAGKVIIPGAIRNGVSKMAANTIYDEMISFAKYAFNKSHSAAYSLVAVQTAYLKEYYPEEYMANLISSVMDQSSKLYLYVSEAKRLGIEVLAPDINKSFGSFEVADGKIIFGLSGIKNVGSNLIDAIIKARNQGGLFVNFKDFLERLEDIDSRSLNKKGIESLIKAGAFDSLGYTRSSLMGVYELAINNVHDNNKINVSGQMNLLDMTGEVSNKDIDIPDIGEYPKKIKLSLEKEVLGFYISDHPLSQRATALEKIVNFTCDFRQNMDEGQILRLDGSYVTMAGILNNKKELTTKKRDLMAFANLEDMYGSIEMVIFPQTYAKYNSLIENENVLIVKGKLQTDESDVKLLASEFIDLDKANLSTVYLKMKFIEYNEIKVLLKSNKGNNPVKIYFEDKKKLVSLDPRLWINLNEKTKSLLETRLGKENIKLE; the protein is encoded by the coding sequence ATGACAGAAAAATTCACCCATCTCCACCTTCATACTGAATATTCACTATTAGATGGCTTTACCAGGATAGATGAACTTTTGGATAAGTGCCTAGAACTTGGTATGGATTCTGTAGCTATAACAGACCATGGGCAGATGTATGGGGTCATTGAATTTTATAAGCAGGCTATAAAAAGAAATATAAAACCTATTATTGGCTGTGAAGTCTATGTTTCAGAAAGAGATCACAGGATAAAGGATCCTACAAATAGAAGGTACTACCATCTGATCCTTTTGGCGGAAAATAATACGGGTTATAAAAATTTGGTTAAAATTGTTTCAGAAGCCTATGTCAATGGTTTTTATTATAAACCTAGGGTGGATTTTGACTATATAAAAGATCATACAGAGGGCTTGATAGCACTTTCTGCTTGTCTAAATGGCCAGGTCAACCAAAGAATCCTAGAAGATGATATGGATGGGGCTATAGAGACAGCTAAAAAATATGAGGATGCCTTTGGCAAGGGGAATTTCTTTCTAGAAATCCAAGACCATGGATTAAAAGAACAGGCCAAGGTAAACAAGGCCATATCCTATATAAGCAGAAAATTAGATATAGAAATGGTAGCTACAAATGATGTCCACTACATAGAAAAAGAAGACGCCTACTTCCAAGATGCTCTTTTGTGTATCCAAACTGGGGCCCTCATAAAAGATGAAGACAGGATGAAGATGCCTTGTAGGGAGTTTTATCTCAAAGATAGCCAAACCATGGCAGAAATTTTTAAAGACTACAAAAATGCTATAAGCAATACCCAAAAGATTGCAGATAGGTGCAATGTAGAGATAAAATTCCACCAGCCACATCTGCCATATTTTACAAAAATACCAGAAGGCTTATCAAATTTAGATTACCTAAAGCTTTTGGTCAACCAAGGACTTAGTCAAAAGTATGACCAGATCGATAGGGAAATTGCCGAAAGAACAAAAAAAGAAATAGAAGTTATAGACTCTATGGGCTATGTGGATTATTTCCTAATTGTTTGGGATTTTGTAAAATACGCCAGGGAAAATGACATAGCAGTAGGTCCTGGCAGGGGGTCTGCAGCAGGATCTATAGTCTCTTATGCCCTCGATATAACCCAGATTGACCCTATAAAATATAATTTGATTTTTGAGAGATTTCTAAATCCTGAGAGAGTCTCCATGCCAGATATAGATATAGATTTTGACTATGTCCTTAGGGATAAGGTTGTAGAATATGTTAACGATCTTTATGGTAGGGACCATGTTTCACAGATCATAACCTTTGGTAGAATGCAGGCAAGAAATGCCATCAGAGATGTAGGTAGGGTTTTAGATATAAATTATGGCAAGGTAGATACCATAGCCAAGCAAATACCAGCGACAATAGGCATGACAATTGACAAGGCCTTGGAGGAGTCAGAAGATTTTAGGGCATCTTACCACAAGGATGCAGATGGCAAGAGACTAATAGATACAGCTAGAAAACTAGAGGGCCTTCCTCGCCATACATCAATCCATGCGGCTGGAGTTGTTATCTCAAAAGACCCACTTACAGATATAATCCCACTAGCCCTATCCAATGATCAATTAGTAAGCCAATTTGATATGACAGAGATTGAAGAGCTTGGTCTTTTAAAGATGGACTTTTTGGGCCTAAGAAACCTCACTGTTATAAAGGATACTATCAAGGATATAAAGAAAAACCGCGGCGTACATGTTGACATAAAAAATATAGATGTCAATGATAAAAAAGTCCTCAAACAATTCAATAAGGCAAACACAATAGGGATTTTTCAGTTTGAGTCAGCAGGCATGAGAAATTTTCTAAAAAACCTAAAACCTACAGTTTTTGATGATCTCATAGCTGCCAACTCTCTTTTTAGGCCAGGGCCTATGGATGAGATACCAAAATACATTCATAATAAAAATAACCCAGGAGATGTCAGGTTTTTAGATGAAAAGTTGAAGGATATCTTGGGGGTAACCTACGGGATTATAGTTTATCAAGAGCAGGTTATGCAGATTGTACAAAAACTTGCAGGATATTCCTTGGGAGAGGCAGATAATCTCAGACGAGCCATGAGCAAAAAGAAAATGGATGTCATGGAGGAAAATAGGGATATATTTATAAATGGCAAGGTCGATGAAGCTGGCAAGGTCATCATACCAGGAGCCATCAGAAATGGAGTCAGCAAGATGGCCGCCAATACAATCTATGATGAGATGATTTCCTTTGCTAAATATGCCTTCAACAAGTCTCACTCAGCAGCCTATTCTCTAGTTGCTGTCCAGACAGCATATCTGAAAGAATATTATCCAGAAGAGTACATGGCCAACCTCATATCATCTGTAATGGATCAGTCATCAAAACTATATTTATATGTATCAGAGGCTAAAAGGCTTGGCATAGAAGTCCTAGCACCAGATATAAATAAATCTTTCGGATCCTTTGAAGTTGCTGATGGAAAGATAATCTTCGGCTTATCTGGAATAAAAAATGTAGGATCAAATCTGATTGATGCTATTATAAAAGCAAGAAACCAAGGCGGATTATTTGTCAATTTCAAGGATTTCCTAGAAAGACTTGAGGATATAGACTCTAGGTCCCTAAATAAAAAAGGCATAGAATCCCTCATAAAGGCAGGAGCTTTTGATAGTCTAGGCTACACAAGGTCATCTCTTATGGGAGTTTATGAACTTGCTATAAACAACGTCCATGACAATAACAAAATAAATGTAAGCGGACAGATGAACCTATTAGACATGACTGGAGAGGTATCCAACAAGGATATAGATATACCAGATATAGGAGAATATCCTAAAAAGATAAAACTCTCTTTAGAAAAAGAAGTCCTAGGATTTTATATATCGGATCATCCACTCAGCCAGAGGGCCACAGCCCTTGAGAAAATTGTCAATTTCACTTGTGATTTTAGGCAAAATATGGATGAAGGGCAAATCCTAAGATTGGATGGGTCATATGTGACTATGGCTGGTATATTAAATAATAAAAAAGAATTAACTACCAAAAAGAGAGATCTCATGGCCTTTGCTAACCTAGAGGATATGTATGGTAGTATAGAGATGGTGATTTTCCCACAGACTTATGCAAAATATAACAGCCTAATTGAAAATGAAAATGTTCTCATTGTCAAAGGAAAATTGCAAACCGACGAAAGTGATGTAAAATTATTAGCGTCGGAATTTATTGATTTAGATAAGGCAAATTTATCAACTGTCTATCTAAAAATGAAATTTATAGAGTATAATGAAATTAAAGTCTTGCTAAAATCCAACAAAGGCAACAACCCAGTAAAGATATATTTTGAGGATAAGAAAAAGTTAGTCAGTCTTGATCCAAGATTATGGATCAACCTAAATGAAAAAACCAAGAGCCTTTTAGAAACAAGACTAGGAAAAGAAAATATAAAGTTAGAATAA
- the whiA gene encoding DNA-binding protein WhiA translates to MSFSQRCKKEVLKLDAKSESAELISLLHFIGSVRISSMSLNVIFKTDSNTQARYIYKLISDKYGYSPTFEIQDNKDKNGSRDYVVIVEDGDVSDKIFELMNTGFIENYDNTDDISIDQIGSFLKIAFLFRGSVNDPMRGYNLEIVGKNQKEADIIKDFMDCFGLNPKISQRSDNFIVYLKDSDKISDFLAMIGASKSVLELENVRALKSIRNNVNRVRNFDNANIDRTVKAALSQVEAINKIIDMDKFDDFDDISKEIASLRLENPYSSLEELGELLDPPLSKAKVNYRLGKFVKFAEDL, encoded by the coding sequence ATGAGTTTTTCCCAAAGATGCAAAAAAGAAGTCCTAAAGCTAGATGCCAAATCAGAAAGCGCTGAGCTTATAAGCTTGCTTCACTTTATTGGCTCAGTTAGGATTTCTTCTATGAGTTTAAATGTGATTTTTAAAACTGATTCAAACACCCAAGCAAGGTATATTTATAAACTCATATCTGATAAATATGGATATTCCCCAACCTTCGAGATCCAGGATAATAAAGACAAGAATGGATCTAGGGACTATGTTGTTATAGTTGAAGATGGGGATGTTTCAGATAAGATTTTTGAACTGATGAATACTGGTTTTATAGAAAATTATGATAATACTGATGATATAAGTATTGACCAAATAGGGTCATTTTTAAAGATAGCTTTTTTGTTTAGGGGATCTGTCAATGACCCTATGAGGGGATACAATCTTGAGATTGTTGGCAAAAATCAAAAAGAAGCAGATATTATAAAAGATTTTATGGATTGTTTTGGTTTAAATCCCAAAATCAGTCAGAGATCAGATAATTTTATTGTTTACCTAAAGGATTCGGACAAGATTTCTGATTTTTTGGCCATGATTGGTGCCAGCAAGTCAGTCTTAGAGTTAGAAAATGTCAGAGCCCTAAAATCCATCAGGAATAATGTAAATAGAGTTAGGAATTTTGATAATGCCAACATAGACAGGACTGTAAAAGCGGCCCTAAGTCAAGTCGAAGCAATAAATAAGATAATAGATATGGATAAATTTGATGATTTTGATGATATTTCAAAAGAAATTGCAAGTCTTAGGTTAGAAAACCCATACTCATCTCTAGAGGAATTGGGAGAACTTCTTGATCCGCCTTTATCAAAGGCCAAGGTCAATTATAGGCTAGGAAAATTTGTAAAATTTGCTGAAGATTTATAG